A single region of the Chryseobacterium sp. 6424 genome encodes:
- a CDS encoding outer membrane beta-barrel protein has translation MKKLFLVGAVALFTAANAQTEKGSWMVSGKSEISFNNVNTKVKYDGTEVDSDETSSFAFSPSASYFVINNLAVGLGLNYMHNKNGDVKSNTFVAMPQATYFLATASNVKPYVEAAVGYASNNTSDDESEIKADGLAYGAGVGVAYFVNPSVAFSLGLNYSGANLTFSEDSDFKTNINTLGVGVGISVFLK, from the coding sequence ATGAAAAAATTATTTTTAGTTGGTGCAGTGGCACTCTTTACAGCAGCAAATGCACAAACAGAAAAAGGAAGTTGGATGGTGTCCGGTAAATCTGAGATCAGCTTTAACAATGTTAACACTAAAGTTAAATATGATGGTACAGAAGTAGATAGTGATGAAACTTCATCCTTCGCATTTTCCCCAAGTGCAAGCTATTTTGTAATCAATAATTTAGCGGTAGGACTGGGGCTAAACTATATGCACAATAAAAATGGTGATGTGAAGTCTAATACCTTCGTAGCGATGCCACAAGCAACTTATTTCCTTGCTACAGCTAGTAACGTGAAACCATATGTGGAGGCTGCTGTTGGTTACGCATCTAATAACACATCGGATGATGAAAGTGAAATCAAGGCTGATGGATTGGCTTACGGTGCTGGTGTAGGTGTGGCATATTTTGTAAATCCCTCTGTTGCATTTAGCCTGGGTCTGAACTATTCTGGTGCAAATTTGACATTCAGCGAAGATTCTGACTTTAAAACCAATATCAATACTTTAGGTGTAGGTGTGGGTATTTCTGTATTCTTAAAATAA
- the ffh gene encoding signal recognition particle protein, with protein sequence MFNSLQDKLDKALHNISGRGKITEINVAETVKEIRRALVDADVNYKVAKDLTKRVQDKALGQNVLTSLTPGQLMTKIVHDELVELMGKTNEGINLSGKPTVILIAGLQGSGKTTFSGKLANYLKQKRNKKPLLVACDVYRPAAIEQLKVLGSQTGIPVYTEDGALNPSSIAENAVKFAKENNHDVVIVDTAGRLAIDEQMMNEIKSVHYFIKPQETLFVVDSMTGQDAVNTAKAFNEALNFDGVVLTKLDGDTRGGAALTIRSVVEKPIKFISTGEKMEALDVFYPERMADRILGMGDVVSLVERAQEQFDEEEAKKLHKKIAKNEFGFDDFLKQINQIKKMGNMKDLMGMIPGVGKAIKDVDIQDDAFKHIEAIIHSMTPEERRRPSIINTQRKNRIARGAGRKIEDVNALMKQFEQMGKMMKMMQGPQGKQMMEMMSKGMPKMPGMGGNLFGK encoded by the coding sequence ATGTTCAACAGTTTACAGGATAAATTAGATAAGGCATTACATAATATCTCGGGCCGCGGGAAAATCACCGAAATAAACGTAGCGGAAACCGTAAAGGAAATTCGCCGTGCGCTGGTAGATGCCGATGTTAATTATAAGGTAGCGAAAGATTTAACAAAAAGAGTGCAGGACAAAGCGTTGGGGCAAAACGTACTCACGAGTCTTACACCGGGACAGTTAATGACCAAGATCGTACACGACGAGCTGGTAGAGCTAATGGGTAAAACCAATGAAGGCATTAACCTCTCTGGCAAACCGACCGTCATCCTTATTGCAGGTCTGCAAGGTTCGGGTAAAACAACCTTCTCCGGTAAACTGGCGAATTATTTAAAGCAGAAAAGAAACAAAAAACCATTGTTGGTTGCTTGCGACGTTTACCGGCCCGCTGCCATAGAGCAGCTTAAAGTCCTCGGAAGCCAAACTGGCATACCGGTTTATACAGAAGATGGCGCACTGAACCCGTCTTCTATCGCAGAAAACGCGGTGAAATTTGCGAAAGAGAACAACCACGATGTAGTAATTGTAGATACTGCCGGCCGTTTGGCAATCGATGAACAGATGATGAACGAGATCAAGTCGGTTCATTATTTCATCAAACCACAGGAAACGCTTTTCGTAGTGGATTCCATGACCGGACAGGATGCGGTGAACACAGCCAAAGCCTTCAACGAAGCATTGAATTTCGATGGCGTCGTCCTTACCAAATTAGATGGTGATACGCGCGGTGGTGCGGCCCTGACGATCCGTTCAGTGGTTGAAAAACCCATTAAATTCATCTCAACAGGTGAAAAAATGGAAGCCTTGGATGTTTTCTATCCGGAAAGGATGGCGGACAGAATCCTAGGCATGGGTGATGTGGTTTCGCTTGTAGAGCGAGCGCAGGAGCAGTTCGACGAAGAAGAAGCCAAGAAACTTCATAAAAAAATCGCAAAGAATGAGTTTGGTTTTGATGATTTCTTAAAACAAATCAATCAAATCAAGAAAATGGGTAACATGAAGGATTTGATGGGCATGATTCCGGGAGTTGGAAAAGCCATCAAAGACGTTGACATTCAGGATGATGCCTTTAAACATATTGAAGCCATCATCCACTCGATGACGCCAGAAGAAAGAAGACGCCCATCAATCATCAACACGCAACGCAAAAACCGTATTGCGCGCGGAGCCGGAAGAAAAATTGAAGATGTAAATGCTTTGATGAAACAGTTTGAACAGATGGGCAAAATGATGAAGATGATGCAGGGCCCGCAAGGCAAGCAAATGATGGAGATGATGAGCAAAGGAATGCCGAAGATGCCGGGAATGGGCGGTAACCTGTTTGGGAAATAA
- the atpB gene encoding F0F1 ATP synthase subunit A translates to MLKRVLLLVGFLSTFTLSQAQHHEEVATAPATEQVAGNMTEAEKEKAKNQEFIQHHVKDAHSFDIMVTKDGHHIGFPLPVIFYDKENGLHAMMSSAFNHGESTVESKGSHYKLYHEKIYKTDAAGTIIYDDHGHATNAKMLDLSITKSVFAIILVALLMVVLFGSIARSYKNSLVPSGAGKIFEPLIIFIRDDIAKPNIGTNYKKYMGYLLTVFFFILFLNVLGLMPFGINVTGNLAITAALAIVTFLITQFTANKTYWQHIFWMPGLPWPMKFVMMPIEIIGMFIKPFALLIRLFANMTAGHIVVMSLIAMIYVFKNVIAGIAFPFLTFVLYLLEILVAFLQAYIFTMLSAVYFGMANEEHHHEEAH, encoded by the coding sequence ATGCTTAAAAGAGTTCTCCTTTTAGTTGGTTTTTTATCTACATTCACCCTTTCACAGGCACAGCATCATGAAGAGGTTGCCACAGCGCCCGCTACTGAGCAGGTAGCAGGCAATATGACAGAGGCTGAAAAAGAAAAAGCTAAGAATCAGGAGTTTATACAGCACCACGTAAAGGATGCGCACAGCTTCGATATTATGGTGACCAAAGATGGCCATCACATTGGTTTTCCGTTGCCTGTCATTTTTTATGACAAGGAAAACGGTCTTCACGCGATGATGAGTTCGGCTTTTAATCATGGCGAATCTACAGTGGAAAGCAAAGGCAGTCATTACAAACTTTACCACGAAAAAATTTATAAGACCGATGCTGCGGGAACCATCATCTATGACGATCACGGGCACGCAACCAACGCAAAAATGCTGGATTTGTCTATCACTAAAAGTGTTTTCGCTATCATTCTAGTAGCTTTGTTGATGGTTGTTTTATTCGGTTCTATCGCCAGAAGCTACAAGAATTCATTGGTGCCATCGGGTGCGGGCAAAATTTTCGAACCTTTGATTATCTTCATCAGAGACGATATCGCTAAACCAAACATCGGTACAAACTATAAGAAATACATGGGTTATTTGCTGACCGTATTTTTCTTCATCCTGTTCCTGAATGTTTTAGGTCTGATGCCTTTCGGGATCAACGTAACCGGAAACCTTGCGATTACTGCCGCCCTGGCGATCGTAACTTTCCTGATTACACAATTTACAGCAAACAAAACGTATTGGCAACACATATTCTGGATGCCAGGTCTTCCTTGGCCAATGAAATTCGTAATGATGCCGATTGAAATCATCGGGATGTTCATTAAGCCGTTCGCATTGCTGATCCGTCTTTTCGCGAACATGACGGCAGGTCACATCGTTGTAATGTCGCTTATCGCCATGATTTATGTCTTCAAAAACGTAATCGCCGGTATCGCATTCCCGTTCCTGACGTTTGTACTTTACTTACTCGAAATATTGGTAGCATTCCTTCAGGCGTATATTTTCACAATGCTTTCAGCGGTTTACTTCGGTATGGCTAATGAGGAGCATCACCATGAAGAAGCTCATTAA
- a CDS encoding AtpZ/AtpI family protein, producing the protein MSPHKTDQNAHDAEKSRKTARSGLQQYGVYSAIVFQMLATMGLGFWGGNKLNDYFGYESNLLTVAIGFVAMGLAFYNLLKQLNNIQKNENKR; encoded by the coding sequence ATGAGCCCTCATAAAACCGACCAAAATGCACATGATGCGGAAAAGTCCCGAAAAACAGCTAGGTCGGGGTTACAGCAATATGGGGTATATTCTGCAATTGTCTTTCAGATGCTGGCTACGATGGGGCTGGGATTTTGGGGTGGCAACAAACTGAATGATTATTTTGGGTATGAAAGCAATCTTTTAACAGTCGCGATAGGATTTGTCGCCATGGGGCTCGCCTTCTATAATTTATTAAAACAATTAAACAACATCCAGAAAAATGAAAATAAGCGCTAA
- the aspA gene encoding aspartate ammonia-lyase, giving the protein MKNYRIESDLLGELQVPKEAYYGVQTQRAIDNFYITGRKMGEYPEFVKAIGYVKLAAAQTNHALGLIDDKMLEVISEACQDVIDGKFHDQFPVDMIQGGAGTSVNMNANEVLANRALEIMGYEKGDYQHCYPNDHLNLSQSTNDVYPTTVKLAIIMMNHNLVEHLQKLNHSFREKGKEFHDVIKMGRTQLQDAVPMTLGQEFEAYAANLDEEVILLNNISNLFLEINMGGTAIGTGLNAPEGYPKLCAEKLAELTGEDFVSAANLVEATPDTGSFLIYSSVLKRTAVKLSKICNDLRLLSSGPRAGLNEINLPPLQPGSSIMPGKVNPVIPEVVNQVCFKVMGNDLTVTLAAQAGQLQLNVMEPVLCECIIESIIFLERAMDTLRTKCVDGITANREVCKNMVKNSIGIVTALNPYIGYKTSTKIAQEALETGKSVYDLVLEHKILSQQKLDEILDPKNMLSPHAFVTLV; this is encoded by the coding sequence ATGAAAAATTATAGAATCGAATCTGATTTATTAGGTGAATTACAAGTACCAAAAGAAGCCTATTACGGGGTACAGACGCAACGCGCAATCGATAATTTCTATATTACCGGCAGAAAAATGGGTGAGTACCCAGAATTTGTAAAAGCCATCGGTTACGTTAAGTTAGCCGCCGCACAAACAAACCATGCCTTGGGTTTAATAGACGACAAAATGCTGGAGGTTATTTCTGAAGCTTGCCAGGATGTGATCGACGGTAAATTCCACGACCAATTCCCTGTGGATATGATTCAGGGTGGCGCCGGAACCTCTGTGAATATGAACGCTAACGAGGTCTTAGCCAACCGCGCTTTAGAAATCATGGGTTACGAGAAAGGCGATTACCAACATTGCTACCCAAACGACCACCTGAACCTTTCGCAATCAACCAACGATGTCTATCCTACCACGGTTAAGCTTGCGATCATTATGATGAACCATAATTTGGTTGAGCATCTGCAAAAGCTCAATCATTCCTTCCGCGAGAAAGGAAAAGAGTTCCATGATGTGATTAAAATGGGCAGAACACAGCTTCAGGACGCCGTACCGATGACTTTAGGGCAAGAGTTTGAAGCGTATGCTGCCAATCTTGATGAGGAAGTTATACTGCTCAATAACATTTCAAACCTGTTTCTGGAGATCAATATGGGCGGAACCGCTATTGGTACAGGTCTTAACGCGCCGGAAGGCTACCCGAAACTTTGCGCCGAAAAACTGGCCGAATTAACAGGCGAGGACTTTGTATCTGCCGCCAACCTGGTTGAAGCGACACCTGATACCGGTTCCTTCCTTATTTACTCATCCGTGCTTAAACGTACCGCTGTTAAACTTTCCAAGATCTGTAACGATCTCCGGTTGCTATCTTCAGGTCCGCGCGCAGGTCTTAATGAAATCAACTTACCACCGCTACAGCCCGGTTCTTCCATCATGCCAGGAAAAGTGAATCCTGTAATTCCGGAAGTGGTGAATCAGGTTTGTTTTAAAGTGATGGGGAATGATTTAACAGTAACATTAGCCGCCCAGGCCGGGCAATTACAACTGAATGTGATGGAGCCTGTGCTTTGCGAATGCATCATCGAGTCAATTATTTTCTTAGAAAGAGCCATGGATACGCTTCGCACAAAATGTGTTGACGGCATTACCGCGAACCGCGAAGTTTGTAAAAATATGGTGAAAAACAGCATCGGCATCGTTACTGCACTCAATCCGTATATCGGTTATAAAACCAGCACTAAAATCGCGCAGGAAGCCTTGGAAACTGGTAAATCCGTGTACGATTTGGTTTTGGAACACAAAATCCTGTCACAGCAAAAATTGGATGAGATCCTCGATCCGAAAAACATGCTAAGCCCGCATGCATTCGTAACCTTAGTTTAA
- a CDS encoding ABC transporter permease, with the protein MVAIFRKELWSYFGNWSAWLIIAAFSLIGTLFLFFFENDSNIFDIGTASLQSYFMLVPWLMMFVIPALAMKTLAEEQQAGTLHWLFSQPIRISEVIAGKFLAVWLVAILCLLPSLLYLYTVYVLGVPQGNIDLGATFGSYFGLVIVTGAFSAVGVLASALSSNQIMAYLLGVFISFILYFGFSQLASYKLLGGADYLLSNLGFYQHFMAFTRGLIDTRDLFYFILVIILSLSLAKVFVQKKK; encoded by the coding sequence ATGGTCGCCATATTTAGAAAAGAACTTTGGAGCTACTTCGGGAACTGGAGTGCCTGGTTAATCATCGCGGCATTCAGCCTGATCGGGACACTTTTTCTGTTTTTCTTCGAGAATGATTCGAATATTTTCGACATCGGTACGGCTTCTTTACAAAGCTATTTTATGCTCGTGCCGTGGTTAATGATGTTTGTCATCCCCGCACTCGCCATGAAAACACTGGCAGAGGAACAGCAAGCCGGCACGCTGCACTGGCTTTTTTCTCAACCGATACGCATTTCAGAGGTGATTGCTGGTAAATTTCTGGCGGTATGGCTGGTGGCCATCCTGTGCCTGTTGCCTTCTTTACTATATCTTTACACGGTATATGTACTAGGCGTTCCACAGGGGAACATTGATCTGGGGGCTACTTTCGGCAGTTATTTCGGGCTCGTGATTGTGACGGGCGCGTTTTCCGCGGTAGGTGTACTGGCATCAGCCCTATCATCAAACCAAATCATGGCGTATCTGCTTGGCGTATTTATATCGTTCATCCTGTATTTTGGTTTTAGTCAGCTGGCAAGTTATAAACTGTTGGGTGGTGCGGATTATTTACTTTCAAATCTTGGGTTTTACCAGCATTTCATGGCGTTTACACGCGGACTTATCGATACGCGTGATCTATTTTACTTTATCCTTGTCATCATTCTAAGCCTATCCCTTGCGAAGGTTTTTGTACAAAAGAAAAAATAA
- a CDS encoding S-adenosyl-l-methionine hydroxide adenosyltransferase family protein, which translates to MAVITFTSDYGLVDHRVAAVKGTILSLNETAQVVDISHQIQAYNLLQTAYIVRNAYPFFPKGTVHIISVDSFFTKARKSIIYEADGHYFIAADNGVLSLIFYDIKPQAVYEITFNSRFDDEVSFTSTDIFAPAAVHLQKGGLPEVIGRRFNEAKQLSFPRPVFNETKKMIIGEIMYIDNFGNMVSNISKKFFEKSSVGFNSFILKFRNLGLTKVYNQYTEFVTNWDDEPQYHGKSAAIFNDAGLLELTIYKGNSQNGAKTLFGLKVGESIFVEFD; encoded by the coding sequence ATGGCAGTTATCACTTTTACTTCAGATTATGGCTTGGTCGATCACCGGGTTGCCGCTGTAAAGGGCACCATCCTTAGCCTGAATGAAACTGCGCAAGTTGTAGACATCTCTCATCAGATCCAGGCCTATAACCTGCTTCAGACGGCTTATATCGTCAGGAATGCCTACCCTTTCTTCCCGAAAGGCACCGTACACATCATCTCGGTGGACAGTTTCTTCACCAAAGCCCGGAAGTCTATAATCTATGAGGCAGACGGCCATTATTTCATTGCCGCGGATAATGGTGTGTTGAGCCTTATTTTCTACGATATCAAACCGCAGGCTGTATATGAAATTACCTTTAACAGCCGGTTTGATGATGAAGTGTCCTTTACCTCTACCGATATTTTCGCACCAGCGGCAGTACATCTTCAGAAAGGTGGCTTGCCAGAAGTCATCGGCCGCAGGTTTAATGAAGCCAAGCAACTTTCGTTCCCCAGACCGGTTTTCAATGAAACTAAGAAGATGATCATCGGCGAAATCATGTATATTGACAATTTCGGGAATATGGTCTCTAATATCAGCAAGAAGTTTTTTGAAAAAAGCAGTGTAGGTTTTAACAGTTTCATCCTGAAGTTCCGTAATCTGGGCCTTACAAAAGTATATAACCAATACACCGAATTTGTGACCAACTGGGACGATGAACCGCAATATCACGGAAAGTCCGCCGCTATTTTCAATGATGCCGGACTGCTGGAGCTTACCATCTACAAAGGAAACAGCCAGAACGGCGCCAAAACACTGTTCGGGCTGAAGGTGGGCGAAAGCATTTTCGTAGAATTCGACTAA
- a CDS encoding CopD family protein → MLYIILKAVHIIFMVSYFAGIFYLVRLFVYYKDTDEFADTKQHILREQYVFMARRLWNIITVPAGVIMLLSGLMLIFLNDGLLKTPWFQLKLLFLVGLAGYHYWCWKKVLKIKALHGQTLQIPNLKLRQANEIATFILFLVVFTVILKSMVITFWWQLILGFLLLVVAISATVKAVNRQKKTNSSI, encoded by the coding sequence ATGCTTTATATCATTCTAAAAGCAGTTCACATCATCTTTATGGTGAGTTATTTCGCCGGAATCTTTTATCTTGTCAGGCTTTTTGTGTACTACAAAGACACCGATGAATTTGCCGACACCAAACAGCACATTCTACGCGAGCAATATGTATTCATGGCGCGGCGCTTATGGAATATCATCACCGTGCCGGCCGGCGTCATCATGCTACTTAGTGGATTGATGTTGATATTCTTAAACGATGGATTGCTGAAAACGCCTTGGTTTCAACTCAAACTGTTATTCCTTGTCGGGCTTGCCGGTTACCATTACTGGTGCTGGAAGAAAGTTTTGAAAATAAAGGCTCTGCACGGCCAGACCCTCCAAATCCCAAACCTTAAACTGCGCCAGGCCAACGAAATCGCCACTTTCATACTATTTTTAGTGGTTTTTACCGTGATTTTAAAGTCAATGGTCATTACATTCTGGTGGCAACTGATCCTGGGATTCCTATTGCTGGTCGTAGCCATCTCAGCCACCGTAAAGGCGGTAAACAGACAGAAAAAAACAAACAGCAGCATATAA
- a CDS encoding PhoH family protein: MFELNYEITGIDAKTFYGVNNQYFNLLKSTFPTLKITGRDHFVFAQGNTDTLDVLRTKLDDIVGFISRNNSITLKDVENILNIKDETEKQLIFDQDIIVKGVNGKVIKAKTTNLKKLVKESEKKDMIFAIGPAGTGKTYTSVALAARALRDKEVKRIILTRPAVEAGESLGFLPGDLKEKLDPYLQPLYDALRDMIPHEKLEGFIEKRIIEVAPLAFMRGRTLDEAFVILDEAQNTTHSQMKMFLTRMGMNAKFIITGDPSQVDLPMRQKSGLKEAMRILKDVNEIGFVHLTEEDVVRHPVVRKIINAYGKEEQRQREE; this comes from the coding sequence ATGTTTGAACTTAATTACGAAATCACGGGCATTGATGCCAAAACTTTCTACGGAGTCAACAACCAATATTTTAACCTGCTGAAATCTACTTTCCCTACGCTGAAGATTACTGGCCGCGACCATTTTGTCTTTGCACAGGGCAATACCGATACGCTGGATGTGCTGCGTACAAAACTTGATGATATTGTCGGTTTCATTTCCCGGAATAACAGCATTACCTTGAAAGATGTGGAAAACATTCTTAATATTAAAGATGAGACCGAAAAACAATTGATCTTCGATCAGGATATAATTGTAAAAGGCGTAAACGGTAAAGTCATCAAAGCCAAAACCACAAACCTGAAAAAACTGGTGAAAGAATCTGAAAAGAAAGACATGATCTTTGCCATAGGTCCCGCCGGTACCGGTAAAACATACACCAGTGTAGCCCTGGCAGCACGCGCACTTCGGGATAAGGAAGTGAAGCGTATTATTCTTACAAGGCCCGCAGTAGAAGCTGGGGAGAGCCTTGGTTTCTTGCCAGGTGATTTGAAGGAGAAATTAGACCCATATTTACAGCCGCTGTACGACGCGCTTCGTGACATGATACCGCATGAAAAGTTAGAAGGGTTTATCGAAAAACGGATTATTGAAGTCGCTCCATTGGCATTTATGCGCGGCCGCACGCTTGATGAAGCCTTCGTGATCCTTGATGAAGCACAAAATACCACACACAGCCAAATGAAGATGTTCCTTACAAGGATGGGCATGAACGCCAAATTCATCATTACCGGCGACCCCAGCCAGGTAGATTTGCCGATGCGCCAAAAATCCGGACTTAAAGAAGCCATGCGGATTTTAAAAGATGTAAACGAGATCGGGTTTGTACACCTTACAGAAGAAGATGTGGTGCGCCACCCGGTTGTTAGGAAAATCATCAATGCTTATGGGAAAGAAGAACAGCGCCAGCGAGAAGAATAA
- the gldG gene encoding gliding motility-associated ABC transporter substrate-binding protein GldG — protein sequence MNKRNIIYLVTFVLLLAGAIGIFGHRFDLTEEKRYTLSESTVKILESVDTPLTVDVYLEGEFPASFRQLQNETRFMLEQFRKINPKIDYRFIDPIKTKISQDTLAAMGMQPSILPDMKDGRISEIVMFPYATLQYNNFGTSVPLIIHQSGIDASEQLSKSIENLEYNFASNIKAITEDQKKNIGILINHDELGPTHFQGFMEMALENYNAGPIIPENQTELSLADVPKLKQMHALVIAKPRKAFTDNEKVILDQYIMNGGKTLWMIDAVNAEMDTLFQSKKIMAYPMDTNLGDLFFSYGLRLNAGLVKDMKKSALIRIVSGEVAGNPQFSSFLWPYFPLGIAEKPNPITKNINPVKFEFPTSIDTLGRKNIKTEVLFKSSERTNIKQVPNYVALAEIVRTDSLSEFDRPTTPKIFAVSLEGTFTSAYRTRSEKNHYPGFKAQSPQNRMIVIADGDVGRNQIFKGNALPLGEDLLTKQTYGNEQFLRNALDFLLDDSNIMELRNRNIEARLLDRQRIDEERSKWQWINLLLPLVVIGLLGGLFFWLRKRKFR from the coding sequence ATGAATAAAAGAAATATCATCTATCTTGTAACGTTTGTTCTGTTATTAGCGGGAGCAATAGGTATTTTTGGGCATCGTTTTGACCTTACGGAAGAAAAGCGTTATACCTTATCTGAATCTACTGTTAAAATACTGGAATCCGTAGATACACCCCTCACTGTAGATGTTTATTTGGAAGGCGAATTCCCGGCAAGCTTCCGTCAGCTTCAGAATGAAACACGCTTCATGCTCGAACAGTTCAGGAAAATCAACCCGAAAATCGACTACCGTTTCATCGATCCCATCAAAACGAAAATCTCCCAAGATACACTGGCGGCCATGGGCATGCAACCATCCATCTTGCCGGATATGAAAGATGGGCGCATCTCAGAGATCGTGATGTTTCCTTACGCGACGCTTCAGTACAATAATTTTGGGACCTCCGTGCCATTAATCATCCACCAAAGTGGCATCGATGCATCTGAACAACTGAGTAAATCCATCGAAAACCTGGAATATAACTTTGCCTCGAACATCAAGGCGATTACTGAAGATCAAAAGAAAAACATCGGAATCCTGATTAATCACGACGAACTTGGGCCTACACACTTTCAGGGGTTTATGGAAATGGCGCTCGAAAACTACAATGCCGGTCCCATCATCCCCGAAAACCAAACCGAACTATCGCTCGCCGACGTACCAAAACTGAAACAAATGCACGCGCTGGTCATCGCAAAACCTCGCAAAGCCTTTACCGATAACGAAAAAGTGATTTTAGACCAATACATCATGAATGGGGGCAAAACACTTTGGATGATTGACGCGGTAAACGCGGAGATGGATACGCTTTTTCAGTCAAAAAAAATCATGGCTTACCCAATGGATACCAACCTGGGTGACCTTTTCTTCAGTTACGGCCTCCGTTTGAATGCCGGTTTGGTGAAGGATATGAAGAAATCTGCGCTTATCAGGATCGTATCCGGTGAGGTGGCGGGTAACCCACAGTTCAGCAGTTTCCTATGGCCGTATTTTCCGCTTGGGATTGCAGAAAAACCTAATCCGATTACCAAAAACATCAATCCTGTAAAGTTTGAATTTCCGACTTCCATAGACACTTTAGGAAGAAAAAACATAAAGACAGAAGTTTTATTTAAATCAAGCGAAAGAACCAACATCAAGCAGGTTCCCAATTATGTCGCGCTGGCAGAAATTGTAAGGACAGACTCGCTGAGCGAATTTGACCGGCCGACAACGCCCAAAATATTCGCGGTTTCGCTTGAAGGCACTTTTACATCCGCTTACCGTACGCGCAGCGAAAAAAATCATTACCCAGGTTTCAAGGCGCAAAGTCCGCAAAATAGAATGATCGTTATTGCAGACGGTGACGTGGGCCGCAATCAGATATTTAAAGGGAACGCCTTGCCCTTAGGCGAAGATTTATTAACCAAACAAACCTATGGTAATGAACAGTTCCTGCGGAATGCACTCGATTTTTTGCTGGATGACTCTAATATCATGGAATTGAGGAACAGAAATATCGAAGCGCGCCTGCTAGACAGGCAACGGATTGATGAAGAAAGATCGAAATGGCAATGGATTAATCTGCTATTGCCGCTGGTGGTGATCGGATTGCTTGGCGGACTGTTCTTCTGGCTCAGGAAAAGAAAATTCCGGTAA
- a CDS encoding porin, with amino-acid sequence MKKYITAAVATLFSIGFYAQDNPTNTDFENKISSLERYNDQLNIYFHIQSSFDAVAKENEDTEMAFKARQFRLEIKGNLTDKLSYRFRQRLNKPTNPQSLDNLGKATDYMYVAYKATDKITLITGKQRQAWGGFEFDMNAINVHEYSDFINAMDNSMMGGTIIYTPIKNQEFQFQVTNNRNSYLEDIYGDLSEQGIEQSNSPLAYIVNWNGNFLNKRFQTRWAYGIQTEAKDNYSTMLTMGTKFNLQQFQLTLDYMNADEKLDRLGIATKDGAEWLKQNNQKIFQDVTYNSVILKAEYQPTPEWNIFAKGMYETASVKDVENYDDDFRKAYGYMGGVEFIPFKDQDLRIFLAYVGRKYVYTESVPSLQDYKTDRVSLGVMYRIRAF; translated from the coding sequence ATGAAAAAGTATATCACAGCTGCTGTTGCCACGTTATTTTCTATAGGCTTCTATGCACAGGATAATCCCACCAATACGGATTTTGAAAACAAAATCAGTTCTTTGGAAAGATATAATGACCAACTGAATATTTATTTCCACATCCAATCCAGCTTTGATGCGGTTGCCAAGGAAAATGAAGACACCGAAATGGCATTTAAGGCAAGACAGTTCCGGTTAGAGATTAAAGGAAATCTTACGGATAAGCTCTCTTACCGTTTCAGACAAAGACTCAACAAGCCAACCAACCCACAGTCTCTGGATAATCTAGGTAAAGCGACCGATTATATGTACGTTGCTTACAAAGCAACTGATAAGATTACCTTAATCACCGGGAAACAACGACAGGCGTGGGGTGGATTTGAGTTTGATATGAATGCCATCAATGTACACGAATATTCAGATTTCATCAACGCGATGGATAATAGTATGATGGGCGGTACCATTATCTATACGCCCATTAAAAATCAGGAATTCCAGTTTCAGGTGACCAATAACCGAAACTCTTATTTAGAAGATATTTACGGCGACTTATCAGAGCAGGGTATCGAGCAGTCTAACAGTCCGCTGGCCTATATCGTCAACTGGAATGGTAACTTTCTTAACAAACGTTTTCAGACACGTTGGGCATACGGCATCCAGACAGAAGCCAAGGACAATTACTCCACCATGCTGACCATGGGTACCAAATTTAACCTGCAACAGTTTCAGTTGACTTTAGATTATATGAATGCCGATGAAAAGCTAGACCGGCTGGGGATCGCTACCAAAGACGGCGCCGAATGGCTGAAGCAGAACAACCAGAAGATTTTCCAGGATGTAACGTATAACTCTGTGATTTTAAAGGCAGAATATCAACCGACACCCGAATGGAACATTTTCGCCAAAGGCATGTACGAAACCGCCTCTGTGAAAGATGTTGAGAATTACGATGATGATTTCCGGAAAGCATACGGCTATATGGGCGGCGTGGAATTTATCCCCTTCAAGGACCAGGATTTACGGATTTTCTTAGCCTATGTAGGCAGAAAATATGTTTATACCGAATCTGTACCCTCCCTGCAGGATTATAAGACCGATCGGGTAAGTTTGGGCGTCATGTACAGAATCAGGGCCTTCTAA